CAACAAGGGCACGCCGATCGCGCAGGCGGTCGCCGCCGCGGGCGTCAAGCTGCCCCCGGTCCAGCCGCTCGACAAGACCCGCGCCGAGCTTACCGCCAACCCCAACGGCGTGCCCGCGCCGCTCGCGCTTCTGTTCAGCATGGCGCCGCACACCGCCAAGATCATCGCCGCGCCCAACAATGCCGGCTGGTTCGTGCTGTGGCTCGACCGGATCGACAAGGGCGATGCGCGCGGCCGTCCCGACATCGTCGCGGCGACCCAGGCCGATATCGGCAAGGCGACCGGCGGCGAATATATCCAGCAGTTCGTCAAGGCGGTGCGTGGCACGGTCGGCGTCAAGACCGATGCCGCCGCGCTCGCCAAGCTCAAGGCGGCGCTGATCGGACAGGAGACGACCGATCAGCCCTGATCGTGATGGCGTAACGGCGTCAGCGGTCGCGGCGCTCGCCGCCGGCCGCCCGGCCTTGCTGTGGCAGCGGCAGATCGCCGACACCGAAACCCCGGTCGGCGCCGCGCTGCGGCTGATCGAGCCGGGGCGCGGCGACTTCCTGCTCGAATCGGTCGAAGGGGGCGAGACGCGCGGGCGGCACAGCCTGATCGGCCTCGCGCCCGATCTCGTCTTCCGCGCGAACGGCCAGTCCGCCGAGATCAACCCGGACTGGCTGACCGACCGCGACGCCTTCGCGCCGGCGGACAAGCCGACGCTCGCCGCGTTGCGCGATCTCGTCGCCTCGTGCCGGATGGACGTGCCCGCCGAACTCCCGCGCGCGCTCGCGTGTCTGGTCGGCTATTTCGGCTATGAAACGATCGGGCTGGTCGAAACCCTGCCGCGCCCGGATGTCGACCCGCTCGGCCTGCCGGACATGATCTTCGTGCGCCCCACCGTGATCCTGATCTTCGACCGGCTCGCCGATGCCTTGTTCTTCGTCGCACCCGTCTGGCCCGACGCGGCGCGCGATCCGCGCGCGATCGTCGCGCAAGCCGCCGATCGGATCGACGCGGTCGCCGCGCGCCTCGCCGCGACCCCGCTGCCCGCGCCCGTTCGCGCGCTCGACTTGCCCGAGATCGCGCTGACGCCAACCCTACCCGCCGGCCGCTACGCCGAGATGGTGGAAAAGGCGCGCGACTATATCGTCGCCGGAGACATCTTTCAGGTGGTGCTCGCGCAGCGCTTCACCGCCCCCTTCCCGCTGCCGCCGTTCGAACTGTACCGCTCGCTCAGGCGCATCAACCCCTCGCCCTTCCTCTATCATCTCGATCTGCCCGGCTTCTCGCTCAGCGGCTCCTCGCCCGAAATCCTCGTCCGCGTGCGCGACGGCGAAGTGACGATCCGCCCGATCGCGGGCACGCGCCCGCGCGGGCGAACGGCGGCGGAAGACGAAGCCAACCGCACCAGCCTGCTCGCCGATCCCAAGGAGCGCGCCGAGCATCTGATGCTGCTCGATCTCGGCCGTAACGATGTCGGCCGCGTCGCGGCGGCGGGCAGCGTGCAGGTGACGGCGAGCTACACCACCGAATTCTACAGCCACGTCATGCACATCGTTTCGAACGTGGTCGGCACGCTCGCGGAAGACAGCGACGCGCTCGATGCCTTGTTCGCCGGCTTCCCCGCCGGCACCGTCAGCGGCGCGCCCAAGGTCCGCGCGTGCGAGATCATCGCCGAACTCGAGGGCGTGGTGCGTGGGCCGTATGCGGGCGGCGTCGGCTATTTCTCGCCCGACGGATCGATGGATTCGTGCATCGTGCTGCGCACCGGAATCGTGAAGGACGGCGTCATGCACGTCCAGGCCGGCGCCGGCATCGTCGCCGATTCGAACCCGGACTACGAACAGCGCGAATGCGAAGCCAAAGCGGGCGCGCTGCTCGCGGCGGCACGCGAAGCGGTGGCACGCGCGGGAGCGCCGGGTTTCGGGCAGTAGCCAGGCGCCCGTACGGGCTGGAAATGAGTCGAGGTCGGTACATGGAACGGGGCGGGAGTTACGCTAAGCGCTGGCAGACCCGCTCGGGCGGCGCGGAACACCTGATTGTCGTCACCCTGCGAACGTCAGCGGACCTGGCTGCTACCCAACGATTGGACTCCATGATTTGTTAAGGGCGCGTCCGCCTCATCCGTGGCGACGGAACGGCAAGGTATGGGTGGCAAGCGGACATGACAGCTTTTGGTGAGAGAAATAGGCATAGCTGCGGTTGAGCGAGCCCCGGTTTGGGGCACCTCCCGACCAATTCACGACCTTCAGCGGCCGGGACGTGAACGACCGCTCGCTCTGGAACCTGCCGTTCGCCTTATTGCAAACCGCCCGGACGACTACTCGCCAACTGTCGCCGTCCACCGACCAGATTGACGATCTTGGAAGCGGTCGTTGTCCAGTTGGTTCGCTGCGCGAAGTAGAAGGCCTGCTAGTCAAAAGCCCAGTCTGGATCGGGCAGAAGGGATCCATCCAGCGCCGGCCCAAAGAAGTCTCGTAGTACTGTGATGAAACCGACCAAAGTTTTACCTGGTGTTGGGCTAAGGTGATTCGCTAGCTGCGTCATTGCGCTGCGCACAGCGTCGAGCGGATCAAGATCGGTGACTTCCGATTCGTATCTGGCGAGTTCGTCATTCAAATATTGCCGGACAGCCGCGCGCGCAATCTTAAGGCGATCGCAGTTCAAACCTAAGTAGCTGATTGTTGCCGCGATGCGGTCTGCGGATAGACCCGCAGAAATTGCGTCGGGATTTACCTCTAGTGTCCCATCAAATTGAACGCTGAAGATTGGTGGGGAGAGCGGCAGCTCAGTCGGTCTATACGGCCGGTTAGCGATCAAGAAGCTGTCCGGGCTGACATCCCCCTTTTTCTGACCACAGCTGACGTTATCACCCTTGGCAAGGCCGGAAGTCCCGAACGGCGGTCTCAGATGAGGCTTAATGCCTCCAAGGCAACTGGCATGAAAGTTTGTGAAGCCGAAAGTGATCTCAGGCCTCGGATTTCCGCCGTTCGATTTCGGAATCCAGTGTTCGACCTGACGCGCAGGCGTCGGGATTTCGGTAAAAAGGCGGGCTTCGCAAAAGGCGCAGATCCCCCGCTGACGCTTGCTCAAAGCATCCGCAAGCTCGACATACCGATTTCCGTCGTCCCGAAACCGGGCCCAATTGGTTTCTTCGGAGTTTTCAGCTCGAAACCGAGCAAGCCCCGGCGTATCGCCGGCAAGCAGCGCACAAAACTTCATTTTCAGATCCGGCGTGCCGCCAGACGGCGTTTCTCGAGGTCAAGCGTTGCGAGCACCGGATCATCTGGCGAGACCGTTTGCATCTCCTGGAGCGCCTTTAAAGCCGGCTGCGTGTCTGCCTTTCCGGCGCGGAGCAAACTGGCGTATTTTTCCAGCGCCCTTACGAAATCCGAGACATCTGCCGGCGGCCGTTCTGATACGCCCATCACCGTGCTTAATAGCCGTCCGGACTCTGCGCCCTCCGTCGACGGCAGTTGTTCAAGCTTTAGTTTACCATCGACCCAGCCAAGCTTGAGAATACTATCTTCTCGAAGCGTAGTGAGCACTTGGGGGCTGTGCGTAGACATGATGAACTGGACGTTCGGGAATGCCTCCAGCAAGCCTTTGACGACCAGTTGCTGCCAACGTGGATGCAGATGAAGATCGATCTCGTCAATCAGGACGACCCCGGGGCTTTGGGTTGGATCCTCAAGATGCGGATTCAAGTCCGCCATGCGACGTGCAAGGTCCATCGCCAGAGCAACCATCGTGCGAAAACCGCTACTGAGTTGGCCAGCTGTCAACAAGCGAGGCGCTTGCCCCTCGCTCTGTAGTGTCATCGAAAGCTGTGGAGGTCGTCCGAGCATGCGCAGCTCAGAGACTTCGGGCACCAGCTTCTCGACCGCATAACGAACAGACATCAGCCTGCGATCAACAAAATCACTCCCGCGCTCACGCTGATCGCGCAACTCAGCATTCTCCGCCTCTTCAAACCAGTTGACCGATTCGTCGAAGTAAACTCGCGTATCGAAAGCTAAATGGTAGGCTCCCAAGCGCCCTTTAGATTGTCGGCGGTAGACTGAATCGCCGCCGTGCAGTTGACCTCGGTCATCACGATAATAAGCTAGAACAGGCGCGGTTTGATCCGTATCGATCAACTGGTGGAACCAGCGCTCTGAACTGCCGTCACGCCGTTGTCGGACCCTCGGCTGATCTGAGTACGTGTCGTCGAGCAGATAATGGCACGTAATTTCGTTGCCATTCGTTTCAAGGCTTATAACGAGATCGTCCGCCCGCTGCGGCTCGCCAAGCAAATCCTTGTCGATCAGAGTACGAAAATCCTCGACAGAAACTCGGCTGCCGCGTCTGCTGGGGGGGGTGGAGTTTCTCAAGAGCGACGACAGCGCCACGGCGATCGCTTCCAGTATCGTGGTTTTTCCAGTCGCATTATCGCCAACTAGCACCGTCAACTGTCGGTGCAGTGGGATAGTCGCCTGGTCGATCGCCCGGAAATTTTCGATCCGGACGGATTTGAGCAGCAGCGAGTTAAAGTCAGGTATCATCGTGCATCATTAGCAGATTGCTGACTGAGCGGAAGCGCGCCGTTCGCTGGCATGTGCCCCGAAAGCTCGGTGTCTACAAACGGTAATCCACACCCAATTCGCCAGAGGCTGCTTGGTTTAAGTTACGCAGCCATGGAGACGTCGTCTAGTGTGACATAGTATTGCGCTTCAGAATTAGCACGCGAGATGTAACCGCCGTGTTGGAGAGTGGGCACCGGGTGTTGGACCCGCCGTCACCAACGCTGGCAGCCGTAATGTCGGCTGACAGCTCTTGCTCATTCCGGGATGCTGCGTCGTCCTGCGCCGGACGTCCGGTTCTGACGATAGCTGCCTTTTAACGAGTGTACCCGGAACGGCAGCAACGTCCCAGGGCTCGTCATTCCAGCCTTCGCGTCGGAGATGAACCAACGGCAGGTTTCACGTCCGACGATTGCGACTCTGAACGACGTGGATTGGGCGAAAGCCGAAATTGCGCGGCACTGCCGTCTTCCGTGAGAAGGATGGTATCTCGAAAGCCGCTTTTCTTTCAGTCCGCAGCCCGCAGCCCGCCGCTCTTGGCGTCACAACATACCAATGTCGTGCAGCCACTGTTTGACCTGTCCGGGCCATTCGCGCGTAATCGGATCGGCCGTTGGCCGCATTCCGAAGGCATGGCCGCCCTTGGCATAGAGCCGCAAGTCGACCGGCACGCCCGCATCACTGAGTGCCAGAGCATAGGCCATCGGTTGCCGGATCGCGTCCATGGGATCGTTCATGGCATGAAAGATCAGCGTCGGCGGTGCCTTGGGACTGATGGTCACATACGGCCTGAGTTCGAGACTGTTCCTGCCCTTGCTGCTGTCCAGCATGCGCGCCGTGTAGGCGACGATCGCGAAGTCGGGCCGGGGCGATTGGCGGTCAGCCGCGTCCGCAAGCGGATAGGTGCGCTCTTCGGTGTTGCTCATATTGGCCGCGAGATAGGCACCCGCCGAAAAGCCGATGACGCCGATCTTGTGCGGATCGATTCCGTAGGACGACGCCTGCTGCCGCAGCAGCCCCATCGCGCGTTGCGCGTCTTCCAATCCCAATAGGACTTTTGGCCGCTGCCCCTCAGGCCAGGCTTGCGGCACCCGATATTTCAGCACCGCACAGGCCATCCCCTGCTGCACCACCCAATCACAGATTTCGGTGCCTTCCAAATCAGTCGCGATGACTTCGAATCCGCCGCCCGGGAGGACCAGCATCGCCGCTCCGACATTGCGCCCCTTTGGTAGATAAAGCGTCATGGTCGGTCGGGTGACGTAGCTCGCCCAATGCCATTTGCGCCCTCCGACAAGCCCGGTCCCGTTACCGGTCGCTTCGGGACGATCACCGGAATCGGGCTTTGCCAGAGGCGTGCTCGCCGGCCAGAGCGGCGTCTGAACTCCGCCCTGGGGAGGCTGCCAGACACCTGCCCGCTCGTTCTTTGGAAGGGCCGTATTCGCCGGCGAGGTACTGGGCTTGATGATCTGGCCACAGGCTGCGCCAGCGATGCCAACCGCAAGGATAGAGGGGATGATAAACCGCGACAAACCGCATCTCCTCTTGAGGACGCAATAGCCAGCCCGACTGCGGAAACGGAGGTTAGCGGCCATAACCCGTCAAGCAACCAGTCGCTTCCCGAACGTCGCTTGTGCGCGACTCCCGTCATTGCGGGGAACGGAAAACACAGGGTGCCGACACTCTGCCCGCGTTCTCCCATGAACGTCGATGGGCCCCGGAGAGGGTATGCGGTAAATCATGTCGGATTGCCTGGCGGGACGGAAGCTGGACCAGCAGGTTTTCCGTCATCGGCTAAGCATAGGCCTGTGCCCACTCCCTGACCTGCCCCCGAGTCGACCATCTGGTCGGCTCATCGCCTCGAACCTGATCATCGGTCAGGGCGAACCGAACGCTCTGACGTATCCCCGCGTTAAAGATCGGCGATCACGGTGTCTTTGCTCACCGTCATTGCCCCTGACCGACCTCTCCCCGAGGCCGAACCGCCGCGATCAGCCTCCGCTCTCTTGCCGCGCCCGGCTCAGGGCGCGGTCGGGTCGATCGACTGGCCGTTGCGCTTCGCCACCCGCTCGGCGGTCCATTGTTGCAGGCGCTGCGCGCTACAGCCGGTCTGCCCGCCCGAGCCGACCGGCGAGCACGAATCAGGCAGCCCCGCCGCCTGCCGGCCGACCTGATCCATCGATGCGGTGCGGTTGACCCAGCTCTGGTTCTGCGCGGGGATCGGCTTCTTGTCGCGCAGCGGCTTGGGGATGCGATACGGCTCGTCGATCCGCGAGCACACCACCACCTCGTCGGGGGAGCTCGCCTTCGGGCACGGCGCGGTGCCGGTGATCGCGATGTTGCGGATGCGTCTGACCGGCTGGCCCGACTCGGCTTGTTGGGTGACGCCGGCATGGTCCTGCTCGGCGAAATCCTTGCCCGCCACGTCCGCCGCGGTGATCGTGTCGCCCGATCTCGCCGCGGGCGTCGGGGTGCTCTGCGGAGGCGTGGTTTGCTGAGTCTGGGCGATCGCCGTCATCGGCAGGCTGAGCGCGGCGGCGAAAAACAGGGCGCGAACCATCGTCTTGAATCTCCTTGGGGCAAGCCGAACGCTCGGGCTGCCCGAATTGGTCCACCCCTAATACAGCGCGACCCGGCCGGAAAGGCGGCGGAATCGGGGCGCGGTTGCGCTGTCGGCCACAATGGCTATGGCGAAGATCATGATCCTCGTCATCGACAATTATGACAGCTTCACCTGGAACCTCGTCCATTATCTGATGGAGCTTGGCGCGGAGGTGAAGGTGGTCCGCAACGACGCCCTCTCCGCGCGCGACGCGGTCGCGAGCAACGCGCAGGGTTTCCTGATCTCGCCCGGCCCCAAGACGCCGACGGAGGCGGGCATCAGCCTCGATCTCGTTGCCGCCTGCGCGGAGGCCGGCAAGCCGCTGATGGGCGTGTGCCTCGGCCATCAGGCGATCGGCCAGCATTTCGGCGGCAGCGTCGTGCGCGGCGGGCTGATGCACGGCAAGACCTCGCCGGTCGTCCACGACGGTACCGGGCTGTTCGAGGGCCTGCCCTCGCCCTTCACCGCCACCCGCTACCATTCGCTGATCGTCGAGGATCTCCCCGCCGACCTGATCGTCAACGCCCGCGCCGACGACGGTTCGGTGATGGGCGTGCGCCACGCGACGCTCCCGATCCACGGCGTCCAGTTCCATCCCGAGAGCATCGCCACCGAACACGGCCACGCCCTGCTCGCCAATTTCGTGCGGCTCGCGGGGATCGACGTG
This genomic stretch from Sphingomonas panacis harbors:
- a CDS encoding anthranilate synthase component I family protein encodes the protein MSPDRDGVTASAVAALAAGRPALLWQRQIADTETPVGAALRLIEPGRGDFLLESVEGGETRGRHSLIGLAPDLVFRANGQSAEINPDWLTDRDAFAPADKPTLAALRDLVASCRMDVPAELPRALACLVGYFGYETIGLVETLPRPDVDPLGLPDMIFVRPTVILIFDRLADALFFVAPVWPDAARDPRAIVAQAADRIDAVAARLAATPLPAPVRALDLPEIALTPTLPAGRYAEMVEKARDYIVAGDIFQVVLAQRFTAPFPLPPFELYRSLRRINPSPFLYHLDLPGFSLSGSSPEILVRVRDGEVTIRPIAGTRPRGRTAAEDEANRTSLLADPKERAEHLMLLDLGRNDVGRVAAAGSVQVTASYTTEFYSHVMHIVSNVVGTLAEDSDALDALFAGFPAGTVSGAPKVRACEIIAELEGVVRGPYAGGVGYFSPDGSMDSCIVLRTGIVKDGVMHVQAGAGIVADSNPDYEQRECEAKAGALLAAAREAVARAGAPGFGQ
- a CDS encoding AAA family ATPase, which encodes MIPDFNSLLLKSVRIENFRAIDQATIPLHRQLTVLVGDNATGKTTILEAIAVALSSLLRNSTPPSRRGSRVSVEDFRTLIDKDLLGEPQRADDLVISLETNGNEITCHYLLDDTYSDQPRVRQRRDGSSERWFHQLIDTDQTAPVLAYYRDDRGQLHGGDSVYRRQSKGRLGAYHLAFDTRVYFDESVNWFEEAENAELRDQRERGSDFVDRRLMSVRYAVEKLVPEVSELRMLGRPPQLSMTLQSEGQAPRLLTAGQLSSGFRTMVALAMDLARRMADLNPHLEDPTQSPGVVLIDEIDLHLHPRWQQLVVKGLLEAFPNVQFIMSTHSPQVLTTLREDSILKLGWVDGKLKLEQLPSTEGAESGRLLSTVMGVSERPPADVSDFVRALEKYASLLRAGKADTQPALKALQEMQTVSPDDPVLATLDLEKRRLAARRI
- a CDS encoding alpha/beta hydrolase; translated protein: MSRFIIPSILAVGIAGAACGQIIKPSTSPANTALPKNERAGVWQPPQGGVQTPLWPASTPLAKPDSGDRPEATGNGTGLVGGRKWHWASYVTRPTMTLYLPKGRNVGAAMLVLPGGGFEVIATDLEGTEICDWVVQQGMACAVLKYRVPQAWPEGQRPKVLLGLEDAQRAMGLLRQQASSYGIDPHKIGVIGFSAGAYLAANMSNTEERTYPLADAADRQSPRPDFAIVAYTARMLDSSKGRNSLELRPYVTISPKAPPTLIFHAMNDPMDAIRQPMAYALALSDAGVPVDLRLYAKGGHAFGMRPTADPITREWPGQVKQWLHDIGML
- a CDS encoding anthranilate synthase component II, with product MILVIDNYDSFTWNLVHYLMELGAEVKVVRNDALSARDAVASNAQGFLISPGPKTPTEAGISLDLVAACAEAGKPLMGVCLGHQAIGQHFGGSVVRGGLMHGKTSPVVHDGTGLFEGLPSPFTATRYHSLIVEDLPADLIVNARADDGSVMGVRHATLPIHGVQFHPESIATEHGHALLANFVRLAGIDVKALA